One Rosa chinensis cultivar Old Blush chromosome 5, RchiOBHm-V2, whole genome shotgun sequence genomic region harbors:
- the LOC112203949 gene encoding uncharacterized protein LOC112203949 — protein sequence MSEIRLQTTSFSSPSSTFFNNHQDHHTDYHDHHSASPTHINLYTSSALSPAFRFSIEHRSISPNRSITTSKKNGPIAAARKMCMYSLTNHPSLFRCRSAMTNSLV from the coding sequence ATGTCGGAAATCAGACTCCAGACCACCAGCTTCTCATCTCCGTCGTCTACCTTTTTCAACAACCACCAGGACCACCACACCGACTACCACGACCACCATTCCGCTTCACCGACACACATCAATCTCTACACCTCCAGTGCTCTGTCTCCAGCTTTCCGCTTCTCCATTGAGCACCGTTCCATCTCCCCAAACCGATCCATCACCACTTCCAAGAAGAACGGCCCAATCGCGGCAGCCAGGAAGATGTGTATGTACTCGCTGACGAATCATCCAAGCTTGTTTCGCTGCAGATCTGCCATGACGAACTCGCTGGTTTGA